Proteins found in one Caldisericia bacterium genomic segment:
- the gatA gene encoding Asp-tRNA(Asn)/Glu-tRNA(Gln) amidotransferase subunit GatA, with protein MEIYRLSLLETLNLLRDKKLSPKELLNIYLNRIQEKEKDIDSFLFIDYDGALKRAEELEKEERDLPFYGIIFSIKDNILVKDLPNTCGSKILENFIAPYDAFVIEKLKKLGAIIIGKTNMDEFAMGSSTENSAFKITKNPWNLSKVPGGSSGGSAASIASDMVIASLGSDTGGSVRQPASFCGVVGIKPTYGLLSRFGLVAFASSLDQIGIFGKSVDDTFYILNHIMGYDPRDSTSLNINYNKITPFEGKIKIGIIKELNTFGIDENILKVFNETIEILKKLGYEIKEISLPNISYSLPVYYLIAFAEASSNLARYDGVRYGLRIERDSLKKMYTETRKEGFGKEVKRRILLGTFALSSGYYEQWYLKASKVRRLITNDFIEAFKEIDTIILPTSPVLPFNIGERIKDPIQMYLADVMTIPINLAGIPGINIPVGTSNNLPIGIQILSNYLEESKLYKVSLDIEREVNFVRKL; from the coding sequence ATGGAAATATACAGATTGTCTCTTTTAGAAACATTGAATTTATTAAGAGATAAAAAATTATCTCCAAAAGAATTATTAAATATTTATTTAAATAGAATTCAAGAAAAAGAAAAAGATATTGATTCGTTTTTGTTTATTGATTATGATGGTGCATTAAAAAGAGCAGAAGAACTTGAAAAAGAAGAAAGAGATCTTCCTTTTTACGGTATAATTTTTTCTATAAAAGACAATATTTTAGTGAAAGATCTTCCAAATACATGTGGTTCAAAAATTCTTGAAAATTTTATAGCGCCTTATGATGCTTTTGTTATAGAAAAATTAAAAAAATTGGGTGCAATTATAATTGGAAAAACAAATATGGACGAATTTGCAATGGGTTCTTCAACAGAAAACTCTGCATTTAAAATTACAAAAAACCCCTGGAATCTATCAAAAGTTCCAGGAGGATCTTCGGGTGGCTCTGCTGCATCTATTGCATCAGATATGGTAATTGCATCTCTTGGTTCAGATACTGGAGGTAGTGTTAGACAACCTGCATCTTTTTGTGGAGTTGTTGGAATAAAACCAACATATGGACTTTTATCAAGATTTGGGCTTGTCGCATTTGCCTCTTCATTAGATCAAATTGGAATTTTTGGAAAGAGTGTTGATGATACTTTTTACATTTTAAACCATATTATGGGTTATGATCCAAGAGATTCAACATCATTAAATATAAACTATAATAAAATTACTCCTTTTGAAGGAAAAATAAAAATTGGAATTATAAAAGAATTAAATACATTTGGAATAGATGAAAATATTTTAAAAGTTTTTAATGAAACAATTGAAATATTAAAAAAATTAGGTTACGAAATAAAAGAGATTTCGTTGCCAAATATTTCTTATTCTTTACCAGTTTATTATCTTATTGCTTTTGCAGAAGCATCAAGTAATCTTGCAAGATACGATGGTGTAAGATATGGTTTAAGAATCGAAAGAGATAGTTTAAAAAAGATGTATACAGAAACAAGAAAAGAAGGTTTTGGTAAAGAAGTTAAAAGAAGAATTCTTCTTGGAACTTTTGCACTTTCTTCTGGTTATTATGAACAATGGTATCTTAAAGCATCAAAAGTTAGAAGATTAATAACTAATGATTTTATTGAAGCATTTAAAGAGATTGATACAATTATTTTACCAACTTCTCCAGTGCTTCCATTTAATATTGGAGAAAGAATAAAAGATCCAATTCAAATGTATCTTGCTGATGTTATGACGATTCCTATTAATTTAGCTGGAATACCAGGTATAAATATTCCAGTTGGAACAAGCAACAATTTGCCTATTGGAATACAAATTCTTTCTAATTATCTTGAAGAATCAAAACTTTATAAAGTTTCACTTGATATAGAAAGAGAAGTGAATTTTGTAAGAAAACTTTGA
- a CDS encoding sodium ion-translocating decarboxylase subunit beta translates to MSALTDLIKISGIVNITWGEILMIGISLVLMYLAIVKEFEPLLLLPISFGMLLANLPLAGLTSPGEPFPGILFIFRKYLLDTELLPLLIFLGLGALTDFGPLIANPWTILMGGGAQLGIFIALSLAKILGFTVKEAGAIGIIGGADGPTAIYTTIKIAPHLLGPIAVAAYTYMSLVPLIQPPIMKALTTKKERQVIMEQLRPVSKTEKIVFPIVTTIVVSIIFPVIAPIIGMLMLGNLFRESGVVERLKNTAANELINIVTIFLALTVGSTMDAKTFLTPKTLGIIALGVVAFAGGTAGGLIIGKIFYWITGGKVNPLIGSAGVSAVPMAARVSQRVGQEENPGNFLLMHAMGPNVAGVIGTAIAAGVIITILGK, encoded by the coding sequence ATGTCTGCATTAACTGATCTAATTAAAATAAGTGGTATTGTAAATATTACGTGGGGGGAGATTCTAATGATAGGAATCTCCCTTGTTTTAATGTATCTTGCAATTGTAAAAGAGTTTGAACCACTTCTTCTTTTACCAATAAGTTTTGGAATGCTCCTTGCAAATTTACCTCTTGCAGGATTAACTTCACCTGGGGAACCATTTCCAGGGATTCTATTTATATTTAGAAAATATTTACTTGATACTGAACTCTTGCCTTTACTTATATTTTTGGGTCTTGGTGCTTTGACAGATTTTGGTCCACTTATCGCAAATCCTTGGACAATTCTTATGGGTGGTGGAGCTCAACTTGGAATCTTTATAGCATTATCTCTTGCAAAGATTTTAGGTTTTACAGTTAAAGAGGCTGGTGCAATTGGAATTATTGGTGGCGCTGATGGTCCAACTGCAATTTATACTACTATTAAAATTGCACCACATTTACTTGGACCAATTGCTGTTGCAGCATATACTTACATGTCTTTAGTTCCTCTTATTCAACCTCCCATTATGAAAGCATTAACAACAAAAAAAGAGAGACAAGTTATAATGGAACAATTAAGGCCTGTTTCGAAAACAGAAAAAATAGTTTTTCCTATTGTTACAACAATTGTAGTAAGTATTATTTTTCCGGTAATTGCACCAATTATAGGTATGCTTATGCTTGGAAATTTATTTAGAGAAAGTGGAGTTGTTGAAAGATTAAAAAATACTGCAGCAAATGAACTAATTAATATTGTAACCATATTTCTTGCATTAACAGTTGGTTCTACAATGGACGCAAAGACATTTTTAACACCAAAAACATTAGGAATAATTGCTTTAGGAGTTGTGGCTTTTGCAGGTGGAACAGCAGGAGGACTAATTATAGGAAAAATATTCTATTGGATTACAGGTGGTAAAGTAAATCCTCTTATTGGTTCAGCAGGTGTTTCTGCTGTACCTATGGCAGCAAGAGTTAGTCAAAGGGTTGGTCAAGAAGAAAATCCAGGTAACTTTTTACTAATGCATGCCATGGGTCCTAATGTTGCAGGAGTAATAGGTACAGCAATAGCAGCTGGAGTTATTATTACTATTTTAGGGAAGTAA
- a CDS encoding DUF4349 domain-containing protein yields MKKILNKKILIITTIVLIIIVGLILSSFLLSKVATIFMSMRNLNLTKEYNKSFTELQQNFFEKTSTPSYESGLKLIKRGNANIEVEKDKFYETLNKLITLASQFNGNLINSQIYEEDGKNSGYLTFMIPSKNFDNFLNRLNELGKVKNLSISTEDVSEEYFDLEGRLKILESQRTLLLSWLEKAKDIKDLLSIRSELQNIETEIEKIKGRMNYINYHSEYSEISVLLTEKSIGVPLWEKSEILKRILDGLTFAIKSIINSLLILIIFLAIIVPWVLFGYLLYFIIKKYIVKSTKNS; encoded by the coding sequence ATGAAAAAGATTTTGAATAAAAAAATATTAATAATTACAACAATTGTTTTAATTATTATTGTTGGATTAATTTTATCAAGTTTTCTCTTGTCGAAAGTCGCCACAATTTTTATGTCTATGAGAAATTTAAATTTAACTAAAGAATATAATAAGAGTTTTACAGAATTACAACAAAATTTTTTTGAAAAAACCTCTACCCCGTCTTATGAGAGTGGTTTAAAGTTAATAAAAAGGGGTAACGCAAATATTGAAGTTGAAAAAGATAAGTTTTATGAAACTCTTAATAAATTGATAACTTTAGCATCACAATTCAATGGGAATTTGATTAATTCTCAAATTTACGAAGAAGATGGAAAAAATTCTGGATATCTTACTTTTATGATACCTTCAAAAAATTTTGATAATTTTTTAAATAGACTAAATGAACTTGGAAAGGTTAAAAATTTATCTATATCAACAGAAGATGTTAGTGAAGAATATTTTGATCTCGAGGGGAGACTTAAAATTCTTGAGTCCCAAAGAACCCTTCTTTTATCATGGTTAGAAAAGGCAAAAGATATAAAAGATTTACTCTCAATAAGATCTGAACTACAAAATATAGAAACAGAAATTGAAAAAATAAAAGGGCGAATGAACTATATAAATTATCATAGCGAATATTCTGAGATAAGTGTTTTATTAACAGAAAAAAGTATAGGCGTTCCATTGTGGGAAAAATCTGAAATTTTAAAAAGAATTTTAGATGGTTTGACTTTTGCAATAAAAAGCATAATAAATTCATTATTAATTCTAATTATATTTCTAGCAATAATAGTTCCTTGGGTTCTATTTGGTTATCTTTTATATTTTATAATTAAAAAATATATTGTAAAAAGCACAAAAAATAGTTAA
- the madM gene encoding malonate transporter subunit MadM — protein MDIIKDLLTKNGLIWACLVVGVIYVLAMYINKYLFRSKLNTFTIAMLIAMAISGIVGAYTGKTKGLADIPIFAGVGILGGSMLRDYAIVATAYGAKIEEIKKGGLMAVVSLIIGVVGSYIIGVIIAIAFGIKDVKDITTIGAGACTFIVGPVTGESIGASSEAIALSVAAGVVKSVLAMILIPTLGKVLKINTPQAAMVVGGLVGTTSGTVAGLTALDPALVPYGAMTATFYTGLGCFLCPSILYIITRAIL, from the coding sequence ATAGATATAATAAAAGATTTATTAACTAAAAATGGGTTAATTTGGGCATGTTTAGTAGTGGGTGTGATTTATGTTTTAGCTATGTACATTAATAAATATCTTTTTAGAAGTAAATTAAACACATTTACCATAGCTATGTTAATTGCAATGGCAATTTCAGGAATTGTTGGTGCTTATACAGGCAAAACAAAAGGTCTTGCTGATATTCCAATTTTTGCTGGTGTAGGCATTTTAGGTGGCTCTATGTTAAGAGATTATGCAATTGTTGCAACTGCATATGGTGCAAAAATCGAAGAAATTAAAAAAGGCGGTCTTATGGCAGTTGTATCGCTTATAATTGGTGTGGTTGGTTCATATATAATTGGTGTTATAATCGCCATTGCTTTTGGAATAAAAGATGTAAAAGATATCACAACAATTGGTGCTGGTGCATGTACTTTTATAGTCGGTCCAGTAACTGGCGAATCAATTGGAGCAAGTTCTGAAGCAATTGCCCTTTCTGTTGCTGCAGGTGTTGTCAAATCTGTTCTTGCTATGATATTAATACCCACTTTAGGAAAAGTATTAAAAATAAATACTCCTCAAGCAGCAATGGTTGTAGGTGGTCTTGTAGGTACAACAAGTGGAACCGTTGCAGGTTTAACAGCCCTTGATCCTGCATTAGTACCTTATGGTGCTATGACTGCAACATTTTATACAGGTCTTGGATGTTTTCTTTGTCCGTCGATCCTTTATATTATTACAAGAGCAATACTTTAA
- a CDS encoding HutP family protein has product MKLERIGKIAMLAALSDDEEEKVIKEKAVKIGIKLAVTVVAGLASNVKEHFVKSIIGCAIQNNIVEKNSVLIHGVVHASLDALQGILHQVPVDASIRMKVGIASDGHWIAVALYGDSAFYPLTNHERGSLSIMHLTK; this is encoded by the coding sequence ATGAAATTAGAGAGAATTGGAAAAATTGCAATGCTTGCTGCTCTATCAGATGATGAAGAAGAAAAGGTAATAAAAGAGAAAGCAGTGAAGATTGGAATAAAATTAGCTGTTACTGTTGTTGCAGGTCTTGCATCAAATGTAAAAGAGCACTTTGTTAAATCAATAATTGGATGTGCTATTCAAAATAACATAGTAGAAAAAAATTCAGTACTTATTCATGGAGTCGTTCATGCTTCTCTTGATGCCCTTCAGGGTATTTTACATCAAGTCCCAGTAGACGCAAGTATAAGAATGAAAGTTGGAATTGCTTCTGATGGCCATTGGATTGCTGTTGCACTTTATGGAGATTCCGCCTTTTATCCTCTTACAAATCACGAGAGGGGTTCTCTTAGTATAATGCATCTTACTAAATAG
- a CDS encoding CaiB/BaiF CoA-transferase family protein, translating to MEKALEGIRICDLSHVLAAPTTSMILADLGAEVIHIEPPRGDDAREFGPFIKDESAYFISINRNKKSVVIDLKKDKGKELLKEFIKISDVILENFRPGTMEKLGFGYDEVKKINPKIIYASICGFGHDTLREYKDKPAYDMVAQAYSGLMSITGPYGGPPCRVGTSVGDIVAGHQCAIAILAALIYREKSGVGQKIDISMVDGLVYILENAVVRYTVTGEVPKPLGTMHPTITPFQGYKTKDDWIIVPIGNDQLWVKFCEMIGRKDLIDHPKFKTNKLRTENREELNKILSEIFLTKTYSEWAELFEKYNLPYSPINTIDKVVNDPVVNYRKMIVEIEQPKVGKMRIVGSPFKMNETPGEVYAPAPLLGQHTIEVLKDLLNYPEEKINELRKEGVVLTYEDIQNMKGGK from the coding sequence ATGGAAAAAGCACTTGAAGGTATTAGAATATGTGATTTAAGTCATGTTCTTGCGGCTCCTACAACATCTATGATTTTAGCAGACCTTGGAGCAGAAGTAATCCATATTGAACCACCAAGAGGAGATGATGCAAGAGAATTTGGACCATTTATCAAAGATGAAAGTGCATATTTTATAAGTATTAATAGAAATAAAAAAAGTGTCGTAATTGATCTTAAAAAAGATAAAGGAAAAGAATTATTAAAAGAATTCATTAAAATTTCTGATGTAATTTTAGAAAACTTTCGTCCTGGAACAATGGAAAAACTTGGTTTTGGGTATGATGAGGTTAAAAAAATTAATCCTAAAATTATATATGCTTCAATTTGTGGGTTTGGTCATGATACTTTGAGAGAATACAAGGATAAACCTGCATATGATATGGTTGCGCAAGCATATAGTGGTCTTATGAGTATAACAGGACCATACGGTGGACCACCTTGTAGAGTTGGAACATCAGTAGGTGATATTGTTGCAGGACATCAATGTGCTATTGCAATCCTTGCTGCGCTTATTTATAGAGAGAAAAGTGGAGTTGGGCAAAAAATAGATATTTCAATGGTTGATGGTCTTGTGTATATTTTAGAAAATGCTGTGGTAAGATATACAGTTACAGGTGAGGTACCAAAACCCCTTGGTACAATGCATCCAACAATTACTCCATTTCAAGGTTATAAAACAAAAGATGATTGGATTATTGTTCCCATTGGAAACGATCAACTTTGGGTAAAATTCTGCGAGATGATTGGAAGAAAAGATCTCATTGATCATCCAAAATTTAAAACAAATAAATTAAGAACTGAAAATAGGGAAGAATTAAATAAAATTTTGAGTGAGATTTTCTTAACAAAAACATATTCAGAATGGGCAGAACTTTTCGAAAAATATAACCTTCCGTATTCGCCAATAAATACAATTGATAAAGTTGTAAATGACCCTGTTGTTAATTATAGAAAAATGATTGTTGAAATAGAACAACCAAAAGTTGGAAAAATGAGAATTGTAGGATCTCCATTTAAAATGAATGAAACACCTGGAGAGGTTTATGCTCCTGCGCCTCTTTTAGGGCAACATACTATAGAGGTTTTAAAAGATCTTTTAAACTACCCTGAAGAAAAAATAAATGAATTAAGAAAAGAAGGGGTAGTTTTAACTTATGAAGATATACAAAACATGAAAGGAGGGAAATAA
- a CDS encoding carboxyl transferase domain-containing protein, with protein MGIDELLNELNEKKKKIQESGGEEAIKKQHEKGSLTAWERIEYLVDEGSFVEFDQFVKTRSTYFGLDKIFAPRDGVITGIATINGRRVALYAQDFTVLGGSLGEMHALKIVKMQDLAMKLGIPIIGLNDSGGARIQEGVDSLFGYGEIFYRNTKASGVIPQIAVNMGPTAGGAVYSPAIMDFVIMTEKAFMYITGPNVVKAVTGEEITHEGLGGGLVHNQKSGVAHFLASDDKEALDILKKLLSYIPDNYLQDPPYVETNDPIDRKDISLRDVVPTDPTKSYDVLDIILKVVDNGEFLEVQKYFAPNIVVGFARIGGQSVGIVANQAKYLAGVLDINSSDKAARFVRFCDAFNIPIVTFSDCPGYLPGVAQEHGGVIRHGAKLLFAYSEATVPKVTIILRKAYGGAYIAMSSRHLGADVVYAYPTAEIAVMGAEGAAEIIFRKEIQSAENKEEMRKLKIKEFRDMFANPYRAAERGYIDDVIDPAETREKIAKALIFLKTKSQEIPNKKHGNIPL; from the coding sequence ATGGGAATTGATGAATTATTGAATGAGTTAAATGAAAAGAAAAAGAAAATTCAAGAATCAGGTGGAGAAGAAGCAATAAAAAAACAACATGAAAAAGGAAGTTTAACTGCTTGGGAAAGAATAGAGTATCTTGTCGATGAAGGTTCTTTTGTTGAATTTGATCAATTTGTGAAAACTCGTTCAACATATTTTGGTTTAGATAAAATTTTTGCTCCAAGAGATGGTGTAATCACAGGAATTGCAACAATTAATGGAAGAAGAGTTGCACTATATGCACAAGATTTTACTGTTTTAGGTGGATCTCTCGGAGAGATGCATGCTTTAAAAATTGTAAAGATGCAAGATCTTGCAATGAAACTTGGAATTCCAATAATTGGACTTAATGATTCAGGAGGTGCAAGAATTCAAGAAGGGGTTGATTCTCTGTTTGGTTATGGAGAAATATTTTATAGAAACACTAAAGCATCTGGAGTTATTCCTCAAATTGCAGTAAATATGGGCCCAACTGCAGGTGGTGCTGTTTATTCCCCAGCAATTATGGATTTTGTAATTATGACAGAAAAAGCATTTATGTATATAACTGGACCAAATGTAGTAAAAGCAGTTACTGGTGAAGAAATAACACATGAAGGACTTGGCGGAGGACTTGTTCATAATCAAAAAAGTGGGGTTGCTCATTTCCTTGCAAGTGATGATAAAGAAGCATTAGATATATTGAAAAAACTTCTTTCTTATATTCCTGATAACTATCTTCAAGATCCACCATATGTAGAAACTAATGATCCAATTGATAGAAAAGATATATCTTTAAGAGATGTTGTTCCAACTGATCCTACAAAATCCTATGATGTGCTTGATATAATATTAAAAGTTGTTGATAATGGAGAGTTTTTAGAAGTACAAAAGTACTTTGCACCAAATATTGTTGTAGGTTTTGCAAGAATAGGTGGTCAAAGTGTTGGAATAGTTGCAAACCAAGCAAAATATTTAGCAGGAGTTTTAGATATAAATTCATCAGATAAAGCAGCAAGATTTGTAAGATTTTGTGATGCCTTTAATATTCCAATTGTTACTTTTTCAGATTGTCCTGGTTATCTTCCTGGTGTTGCTCAAGAACATGGTGGAGTCATAAGACATGGTGCTAAACTCCTCTTTGCTTATTCTGAAGCAACTGTTCCAAAAGTCACAATTATTTTAAGAAAAGCATATGGTGGTGCGTATATTGCAATGTCTTCAAGACATCTTGGAGCAGATGTTGTTTATGCATATCCTACTGCTGAAATTGCAGTTATGGGAGCAGAAGGAGCTGCAGAAATAATATTTAGAAAAGAGATTCAGAGTGCAGAAAATAAAGAAGAGATGAGAAAACTTAAAATAAAAGAATTTAGAGATATGTTTGCAAATCCATATAGAGCAGCAGAAAGAGGATATATTGATGATGTGATTGATCCTGCAGAAACAAGAGAAAAGATTGCAAAAGCACTTATTTTCTTAAAAACAAAATCTCAGGAAATACCTAATAAAAAACATGGAAATATTCCACTATAG
- a CDS encoding ABC transporter ATP-binding protein has product MGTIIETNNLIVEYHLGKVVVYALRGINLKVEKGDFIAIMGKSGSGKSTLLHVLGGLQKPTKGEIFINGKNLIKLSENDLTFFRRKYIGFVFQSYNLIPTLTALENVELPMIFFNKKSKERREKAISLLTKFKLEDRLNHKPTELSGGEQQRVAIARSLANDPEIVLADEPTGNLDSKTGESIMEEFVNINKNFKKTVIIVTHAREVAEYANKIIHIKDGLIESIEELRRI; this is encoded by the coding sequence ATGGGAACAATAATCGAAACCAATAATCTTATTGTTGAATATCATCTTGGAAAGGTAGTTGTTTATGCATTAAGGGGTATAAATTTAAAAGTTGAAAAAGGTGATTTTATTGCAATTATGGGAAAATCAGGTTCTGGAAAGTCAACTCTTCTCCATGTTCTTGGAGGTCTTCAGAAGCCTACAAAAGGTGAAATATTTATAAACGGAAAAAATTTAATTAAATTAAGCGAAAATGATCTTACATTCTTTAGAAGAAAGTATATTGGTTTTGTTTTTCAATCATACAATCTTATTCCAACTTTAACTGCATTAGAAAATGTTGAATTACCAATGATTTTCTTTAATAAAAAATCAAAAGAAAGAAGGGAAAAGGCAATTTCACTTTTAACAAAATTTAAACTTGAAGACAGGTTAAATCATAAACCTACTGAACTTTCAGGAGGAGAACAACAAAGAGTTGCAATTGCAAGAAGCTTAGCTAATGATCCAGAAATTGTCCTTGCAGATGAACCAACAGGAAATCTTGATTCAAAAACTGGTGAAAGTATTATGGAAGAGTTTGTAAATATAAACAAAAATTTCAAAAAAACAGTAATAATTGTAACACATGCAAGAGAGGTGGCTGAATATGCAAATAAAATAATTCATATAAAAGATGGATTGATTGAATCAATAGAAGAGTTAAGGAGGATATGA
- a CDS encoding OadG family protein — MEVKTLWDTIVFGIFAMSIVMGVLAFLGFIIYLFKYIFYKESKISPPLEKKREEKIEIVKKEEKENKKVAAIIAAINMYLSSKRKVSFAFSPTLAGGEEKNIWRLKGIIGKRVNSIKERRWRNG, encoded by the coding sequence ATGGAAGTTAAAACGCTTTGGGATACCATTGTTTTTGGAATTTTTGCTATGAGTATAGTAATGGGTGTACTTGCTTTCTTAGGTTTCATAATCTATCTCTTTAAATACATTTTTTATAAAGAATCTAAAATTTCACCACCTTTAGAAAAGAAAAGAGAAGAAAAAATTGAAATTGTAAAAAAAGAAGAGAAAGAAAATAAAAAGGTTGCAGCAATTATTGCTGCAATAAATATGTATTTATCATCAAAGAGAAAAGTGAGTTTTGCCTTCTCTCCCACTTTAGCGGGAGGAGAAGAAAAGAATATTTGGAGATTAAAAGGGATAATAGGGAAAAGAGTGAACAGTATTAAAGAAAGGAGATGGAGAAATGGCTAA
- a CDS encoding malonate transporter subunit MadL, whose protein sequence is MEIYGLAILTGLFLLGETIGYSLGKLLNVGDVGGVGFAMLFLILLTNTKYWNNKVSDKTKLGIKFIGAIYVPIIVAMVLQSNIIGAFKGGLIAFLAGGIAVVGMLLLTPFLSKYAKIKK, encoded by the coding sequence ATGGAAATTTATGGCCTTGCGATTTTAACAGGGCTTTTTTTACTTGGTGAAACAATAGGATATAGTTTGGGGAAACTTTTAAATGTGGGTGATGTCGGAGGAGTTGGTTTTGCGATGCTATTTCTAATTCTTTTGACAAATACAAAATATTGGAATAATAAGGTTTCAGATAAAACAAAACTAGGAATAAAATTTATTGGTGCAATATATGTTCCAATAATCGTCGCAATGGTTCTTCAATCAAATATAATAGGTGCGTTTAAGGGTGGATTAATTGCATTTCTTGCGGGTGGTATAGCAGTAGTTGGAATGCTTTTATTAACACCATTTCTATCTAAATATGCAAAAATTAAAAAGTAA
- a CDS encoding biotin/lipoyl-binding protein, whose product MAKKFRVTIDGETYEVLVEEVEETPVIKKITEVKEEKVVEKIVTPTPSPVTPKVEKKVPIIEPGQRVLTAPLPGKILKVLVSPGSKVKKGDLLLTIEAMKMENEFFASEDGVVKEVYVTPGQSVETGGSLLLLEVGN is encoded by the coding sequence ATGGCTAAAAAATTTAGAGTAACAATTGATGGTGAAACATATGAAGTTTTAGTTGAAGAGGTAGAAGAGACTCCAGTTATAAAAAAGATTACAGAGGTAAAAGAAGAGAAAGTGGTTGAAAAGATAGTTACACCAACTCCATCACCAGTTACACCAAAGGTTGAGAAAAAGGTTCCTATTATTGAACCAGGACAAAGAGTTTTAACAGCGCCACTTCCTGGAAAAATTTTAAAGGTACTTGTTTCTCCTGGAAGTAAGGTTAAAAAAGGAGATCTTCTTCTAACAATTGAGGCAATGAAAATGGAAAATGAATTTTTTGCAAGTGAAGATGGAGTTGTAAAAGAGGTATATGTAACACCTGGTCAAAGTGTTGAGACTGGTGGAAGTTTACTTCTTTTGGAGGTTGGAAACTAA
- the gatC gene encoding Asp-tRNA(Asn)/Glu-tRNA(Gln) amidotransferase subunit GatC — translation MSVDPLYYYKSNTLIENLKGRGYRDLFLFKNEKICYNLLVMRIIDKEIVEKILTLSRLYLKEDEKDEIIPQLEEILSHFKVIDKIDTKNIEPMFHPPIQKLYLREDKNIKTFNREVLESISPDFENGFVKVPKIVGE, via the coding sequence TTGTCCGTCGATCCTTTATATTATTACAAGAGCAATACTTTAATTGAAAATTTAAAAGGAAGAGGTTATAGAGACCTCTTCCTTTTTAAAAATGAAAAGATTTGTTATAATTTATTAGTTATGAGAATTATTGATAAAGAAATAGTAGAAAAAATTTTAACTCTTTCAAGGTTGTATTTAAAAGAAGATGAAAAAGATGAAATTATTCCTCAACTTGAAGAAATTTTAAGTCATTTTAAAGTTATTGATAAAATAGATACAAAAAATATTGAACCAATGTTTCATCCACCAATTCAAAAATTATATTTAAGAGAAGATAAAAACATAAAAACTTTTAATAGAGAAGTTTTAGAGTCTATTTCTCCAGATTTTGAAAATGGATTTGTTAAAGTTCCAAAGATAGTGGGAGAATAA